TGCTGGTGGCCGGAGCCGTACTCTGGGGCGCCTTCGAGTGGTTCAACAGCAGCACCATCGGGGACCTGTCCGTGGGGGACAAAATCATCCACTCCATCTTTGCCTCGGTCATGACCCGGTCCGGCGGCTTCAACCTCGTCTCCATGACGGACCTGGACTCCAGCACCCTGCTCATCACCGACATGCTGATGTTCGCCGGCGGCGGCTCCGCCTCCACGGCCGGCGGTATCAAGGTCACCACCATCGCCGTCCTGTTCCTGGCCGTGGTCGCCGAAGCCCGCGGCGACGCCGATGTCCGGGCCTTCGGCCGCACCATCCCCCAAGGCGCCATGCGGGTGGCCATCTCGGTGACCATCCTGGGTGCCACCCTCGTCGCCGTCGCCACCTCCGCGCTCCTGGTCATCACCGATGAATCCCTGGAGCCGGTCCTGTTCGAGGTCATTTCGGCCTTCGCCACAGTGGGACTGAGCACCGGGCTCAGCGAGGCCCTGCCGCCGTCGGGCAAATATGTCCTGTCAATGCTGATGTTCGCCGGACGCGTGGGCACCATTACTCTTGCCGCGGCCCTGGCCGTGCGGCACCGCAACACCCTCTACCACTACCCCGAAGAAAGGCCGATCATTGGCTGACAGACCCCCACACAACGCACCGGTCCTGGTTATCGGGCTGGGCCGCTTCGGTGCGGCCACCGCCGAGCAGCTGGTCCGGCAGGGCCGCGAGGTCCTGGCCGTGGAACGCGATCCGGAACTCGTGCAGAAGGCCTCGGGCATCCTCACGCACGTGATCCAGGCCGACGCGACCAATATCGAGGCGCTCAAGCAGCTCGGCGCCGAAGACTTCTCCGCCGCCGTCGTGGGCGTGGGAACCTCGATCGAATCCAGCGTGCTGATCACCGTGAACCTCGTGGACCTGGGCATCGAGCACCTGTGGGTCAAGGCCATCACCCCGGCACACGGCAAGATCCTCACCCGCATCGGCGCGAACCACGTGATCTATCCGGAGGCCGACGCCGGCCGGCGGGCAGCGCACCTGGTGGGCGGGCGGATGCTGGACTTCATCGAGTTCGACGACGGTTTCGCGATCGTGAAGATGTACCCGCCCAAGGAGACGCAGGGCTTCACCCTGGGTGAGTCCAATGTGCGTGCCAAGTACGGCGTCACCGTGGTGGGCGTGAAGTCCCCGGGCGAGGACTTCACCTACGCTCAGCCGGACACCAAGGTCTCCAGCCGGGACACGCTGATCGTGTCCGGGCACGTGGATCTGCTGGAACGGTTTGCGGCGCGGCCGTAGGGTTTCGGCTCCGGGGCTTTCCGGGTCGCCTGTGGGTCGCCTCCAGGTGTGGCTCCGGCGGCAACGAAATTCCTCGCTCGCAGAGCTCGCTTGGAATATTAAAGCCGCCTCCGCCACGCCTTACGGCGATTCGCACCTGGACGCTTCGTCAGCAGCGGCGAGACGGAGCTGGTGCGGTCAGCCGCCGTCGGCCAGACGCAATAGCGCGCGGGACGGGTGCTACGCCCGGCTGGACGCAAGAGTGGGCCGGTTAGGTCCGTATGCCTACGCGGTCAGCTGCTCGGTGATTTCCTGTGCCCGGGCCGCAGCCGCACGGGCGCCGGATTCGATAATGCCCGGCAGGTTGAGTTCGTCGAAGGTGCGGATGGCCGCTTCGGTGGTGCCGTTCGGGCTGGTCACGCTGCGCCGGAGGGTGGGAGCGTCGGCGTCGGGCTCGGCCAGCATGTATCCGGCTCCGGCCACCGTCTCGCGGGCCAGCAGGGCCGAGAGGTCCGGGTCCAGGCCCAGTTCCACGCCGGCACGGGCCATGGCCTCGGCCATGTAGAACGCGTACGCGGGGCCGGAGCCGCTGACGGCGGAAACGGCGTCGACCTGTTCCTCGGGTACCTCCACCACGGTGCCCGTTGCCGAGAGGATCCGGCGAGCCAGGTCCATGGCTTCCGGTCCCGCAGAGTGTCCGGCGGAAATGGACGTGACGCCGCGGCCCAGGCGGGACGGGGTGTTCGGCATCGAGCGGATCACGGGCTGGCCTTCGGGCAGCAGCGATTCCATCAGGGCCAGCGGTACGGCTGCCGCCACGCTGAGCACCACGGCGCCGCGGGGCAGGTCCGCCGCGATTTCCCGCAGCAGGTCCGCAACTCCCACGGGCTTGACGCCTACGATGACGAGGTCGGCACCGGCCACCGCTTTCCGGTTGGCCTCCGGGTCCGCGTTCCCGGCCAGGACGGTAATCCCGTGGGCTGCGCGGAGTTCTTCGGCCCGCTCGGTGCGCCGGACGGTGGCGGTAACCTGCCCGGGCTCAAGGCCGCCAGCGAGGATCCCGCCAAGGATCGCTTCGTTCATCGAGCCGCAGCCAAGGAAAGTCAGTCGGGGATTCTGTGCCGTGTCCATGATTTCGATTCTGTCATGCTGTGCATGCGGATGGTCCGGCGGGCCTGCCAGGACCCTTTACTGGACGTCGCGGCCCGACAGCACAGCCTTGGGCCGCAGATGCTCCCGTGCGAATTCCAGGGTCTGCTTCAGCTGCTCCTCGCGCTCCCCCGCTCCCCGTGCCTTCCGGGTGCTGACCTCCACGGCCACCACCCCGCTGAAACCGGAATCAACCAGGTAGGAGAGCGCCTCGCCGCACCGCTGGGTGCCTTCACCCGGAAGCAGGTGTTCGTCCTTGCCGTTCGGGGTGCCGTCGGTCAGGTGGACGTGGCGGAGCCGTGGCCCGAGCTTGCGGATCTGTTCAAAGGAATCCATGCCGGCGATGGCGGCATGGGAAAAGTCCCAGGTGATGTTTTCGTAGGGTTGCGGCACCGGGTCCCAGTGCGGCAGGTAGGCCTTCGCCTCACGTCCGCGGACCCGCCACGGGTACATGTTCTCCACCGCAATGGTGACCCCGTACTGTTCAGCGATGTCCTCCACGCCCTCGGCGAAGTTCTCCGCGTAACCGGTCTGCCAGCGGAACGGCGGGTGCGTGACGACGGTGGAGGCTCCCACCTCAGCAGCCATCGCCGCGGACAACTCAATCTTCGTCCAGGCCTTGCCCCAGACCTGCTGGGTCAGGAGCAGGGTGGGAGCGTGGATGGCGAGGATCGGCTGCTGATACCGGTCGCTCAGGTCCTTCAAGGCATCCGGGTCCTGGCTGACCTGGCTGTTGGTCACCATGACTTCCACGCCGTCATACCCCAGGTCATGGGCCATGGCGAAGGTGTCGTGAACGGACAGTGGGTACACGGAGGAACTGGACAGCGCCACCGGGATGGCGGCGGAATGTCCGGTCTGCGGCTCTGATAGGGACGTCGACATGTCAGCTTCCATTGAGGGAGGGACCCGCTTCCACGAGGAATTCTTCCCCCTCGACGGGACCGCGGGGCAGGTCACCGGTTGTCTCAAAACGCAGGGTATCGAATCGGCGCAGGATCAAGCCCTCACGCAGCGCCCAGGGGCAGATCTTCAGGACCGGCACGTCGAAGGCCTCCATGGCAGCCTGCGCCACCAGGGCTCCCGCAAGCATCTGCGGAGCCCGCAGCGCCGAGACGCCGTCCAGGTCGGCGCGGTCCCGTGCACTCATGGCGCCCAGCCGCTTGGTCCAGAGGGAAAGGTCCTCCAGGGTCAGCACGCGGGGCACGAACGGACCGGCGGCCGACGGCGCGGCGCCGGCAATGCGGGCCAGGGAACGGAAGGTCTTGGACGTGCCCGTGACGAGGTCCGGCCGGCCAAAGGCAGCAAACTCCCCGGCTACTTCCTCCACCATGCCGCGGATGTACTTGCGCAGCTTCTTGATGCTCTTGGGCGTGGGTGGGTCCCCGGGGAGCCAGTCCCGGGTCAGCCGCCCCGCACCCAGCGGCAGGGAGCGGGCGATTTCCGGAAGCTCGTCCTGGCCCAGGGCCATTTCGAAGGAGCCTCCGCCAATGTCCAGGTCCAGAATGGAGCCGGCACCCCAGCCGTACCAGC
This window of the Arthrobacter sp. zg-Y919 genome carries:
- a CDS encoding TrkA family potassium uptake protein codes for the protein MADRPPHNAPVLVIGLGRFGAATAEQLVRQGREVLAVERDPELVQKASGILTHVIQADATNIEALKQLGAEDFSAAVVGVGTSIESSVLITVNLVDLGIEHLWVKAITPAHGKILTRIGANHVIYPEADAGRRAAHLVGGRMLDFIEFDDGFAIVKMYPPKETQGFTLGESNVRAKYGVTVVGVKSPGEDFTYAQPDTKVSSRDTLIVSGHVDLLERFAARP
- the proC gene encoding pyrroline-5-carboxylate reductase is translated as MDTAQNPRLTFLGCGSMNEAILGGILAGGLEPGQVTATVRRTERAEELRAAHGITVLAGNADPEANRKAVAGADLVIVGVKPVGVADLLREIAADLPRGAVVLSVAAAVPLALMESLLPEGQPVIRSMPNTPSRLGRGVTSISAGHSAGPEAMDLARRILSATGTVVEVPEEQVDAVSAVSGSGPAYAFYMAEAMARAGVELGLDPDLSALLARETVAGAGYMLAEPDADAPTLRRSVTSPNGTTEAAIRTFDELNLPGIIESGARAAAARAQEITEQLTA
- a CDS encoding sugar phosphate isomerase/epimerase; the encoded protein is MSTSLSEPQTGHSAAIPVALSSSSVYPLSVHDTFAMAHDLGYDGVEVMVTNSQVSQDPDALKDLSDRYQQPILAIHAPTLLLTQQVWGKAWTKIELSAAMAAEVGASTVVTHPPFRWQTGYAENFAEGVEDIAEQYGVTIAVENMYPWRVRGREAKAYLPHWDPVPQPYENITWDFSHAAIAGMDSFEQIRKLGPRLRHVHLTDGTPNGKDEHLLPGEGTQRCGEALSYLVDSGFSGVVAVEVSTRKARGAGEREEQLKQTLEFAREHLRPKAVLSGRDVQ
- a CDS encoding Ppx/GppA family phosphatase, with the protein product MRLGVLDIGSNTVHLLLVDAHPGARPAPFASHKRPLQLVSYLDADGGVSRAGQDELIGFINEAWDFARRHGAQDLLAFSTSAIRESANGAEVLARVHRETPVRLEELSGGDEAAMTFLAARRWYGWGAGSILDLDIGGGSFEMALGQDELPEIARSLPLGAGRLTRDWLPGDPPTPKSIKKLRKYIRGMVEEVAGEFAAFGRPDLVTGTSKTFRSLARIAGAAPSAAGPFVPRVLTLEDLSLWTKRLGAMSARDRADLDGVSALRAPQMLAGALVAQAAMEAFDVPVLKICPWALREGLILRRFDTLRFETTGDLPRGPVEGEEFLVEAGPSLNGS